A region of Gemmobacter sp. 24YEA27 DNA encodes the following proteins:
- a CDS encoding GntR family transcriptional regulator, which yields MTEPEPKAAALGDRVFHALLEQIHSGAIPPGTEIREARIAAEMGVSRGPVREAVRRLQGLELITRESWQRARVVRLSRAAMIDLFQLREALEGCAARLAAERMQPSSAQALLAQFEPLIDGPDLDFHELVAVSSGNERLVRTLCGDLYHLLKLYRRQSGAVPERKSQAADEHRAIAAAIAAGEGDQAEALMRAHIRLALDQLRALPDGGA from the coding sequence ATGACAGAGCCAGAACCGAAAGCAGCGGCGCTTGGCGACCGGGTGTTTCATGCTCTTCTTGAGCAGATCCATTCCGGCGCCATTCCTCCCGGCACCGAAATCCGCGAGGCACGGATTGCGGCCGAGATGGGCGTCAGCCGCGGCCCGGTGCGGGAGGCGGTGCGCCGCCTTCAGGGCCTTGAACTGATCACCCGCGAATCCTGGCAAAGGGCGCGGGTGGTTCGGCTGTCGCGTGCGGCGATGATTGATCTCTTTCAGCTGCGCGAAGCGCTGGAAGGATGCGCCGCCCGGCTTGCGGCGGAACGGATGCAGCCTTCCTCTGCACAGGCGCTGCTCGCGCAGTTTGAGCCGCTGATTGATGGCCCGGATCTGGATTTTCATGAGCTGGTCGCAGTTTCCAGCGGCAATGAGCGGCTGGTGCGGACGCTTTGCGGCGATCTTTATCACCTGCTCAAGCTCTATCGCCGCCAATCCGGCGCGGTGCCCGAGCGCAAATCCCAGGCCGCTGATGAGCATCGCGCCATCGCCGCCGCGATTGCCGCCGGAGAAGGGGATCAGGCCGAAGCCCTGATGCGCGCCCATATCCGCCTGGCGCTGGATCAGCTGCGCGCATTGCCGGACGGCGGCGCCTGA
- a CDS encoding FAD-dependent oxidoreductase, protein MADAARVTVIGAGPVGLAIAVVLSRRGTDCLLLEKRDGLSTVSKASTFHPPTLEIFGNFGVLGPMLEKGRKATHIQYRDPDGVFAEFDHALLEADTPYPFRLHLEQSAITPLMADIVRGSGHGEIRFGAELQSLETLEDGVRVGWSDADGAVHHHDCDFVVGADGASSTVRDLLGLELEGIHYPGRVLRLVSTDPIEDYLPGIGQISYVFDRDNRSVSLLQMPDCWRLIIRLPAGFDEDEVVRPEWYMEELHHFLPMLPERLTLRSHDIYGARKMLASSHGNDRVFLIGDALHLTNTRGGMNMNCGIHDAWVLGHAIADALESGQPGLAEAAAIARRRVAEEELLPRTDRNVAGGPGWLDEVRRRAASPENAREMLVRTTMLDMAPPRDAQNLQPDTRMTPAQTIQPETAK, encoded by the coding sequence ATGGCCGATGCTGCACGAGTAACGGTAATCGGAGCCGGGCCGGTAGGGCTGGCGATTGCGGTCGTGCTCAGCCGCCGCGGCACAGATTGTCTTCTGCTCGAAAAGCGCGACGGCCTCAGCACCGTGTCAAAAGCGTCGACCTTCCACCCGCCGACGCTGGAAATCTTTGGAAACTTCGGGGTTCTCGGGCCAATGCTCGAGAAGGGGCGCAAGGCGACCCATATCCAGTATCGCGATCCCGACGGTGTGTTTGCCGAATTCGACCACGCGCTGCTGGAGGCCGACACCCCCTATCCTTTCCGCCTGCATCTGGAGCAATCGGCGATCACGCCACTGATGGCGGATATCGTGCGCGGCTCGGGCCATGGCGAAATCCGCTTCGGTGCAGAGCTGCAAAGTCTTGAAACGCTGGAAGACGGGGTGCGCGTCGGCTGGTCTGATGCGGATGGCGCCGTTCATCATCATGACTGTGACTTCGTGGTGGGGGCCGATGGCGCCAGCAGCACGGTGCGCGATCTTCTGGGTCTGGAGCTGGAGGGTATCCACTATCCGGGCCGGGTGCTGCGGCTTGTCAGCACCGACCCGATTGAAGACTACCTCCCCGGGATCGGTCAGATCAGCTATGTTTTCGACCGTGACAACCGCTCGGTCAGCCTCTTGCAAATGCCCGATTGCTGGCGGCTCATCATCCGCCTGCCTGCCGGGTTTGACGAGGATGAAGTGGTCAGACCGGAATGGTATATGGAAGAATTGCACCATTTCCTGCCGATGCTGCCCGAGCGTCTCACCCTGCGCAGCCATGATATCTATGGCGCGCGGAAGATGCTGGCCTCCAGCCATGGCAATGACCGGGTTTTCCTGATTGGCGATGCGCTGCATCTGACCAATACACGCGGTGGCATGAATATGAATTGCGGCATCCATGATGCCTGGGTGCTGGGACATGCGATTGCCGATGCGCTGGAAAGCGGCCAGCCGGGGCTTGCCGAAGCGGCAGCGATTGCGAGGCGCCGCGTCGCGGAAGAAGAACTGCTGCCCCGCACCGACCGCAATGTCGCGGGCGGCCCAGGATGGCTTGACGAAGTGCGCCGCCGTGCCGCCAGCCCGGAAAACGCGCGGGAAATGCTGGTGCGAACCACCATGCTCGACATGGCACCACCGCGTGACGCCCAAAACCTTCAGCCGGACACCCGGATGACACCCGCACAGACCATCCAGCCGGAGACCGCAAAATGA
- a CDS encoding GntR family transcriptional regulator gives MQDIIPLYFRIFLVLDQQIRAGTWGEGEVMPSEQELAAEYGVSRVTVRKTMALLEEASLITRHRGRGTFVNPEVLDRGPGDGISGFKDNIREFEETTAVELHEFAKVDIPNDLARETGQALNGPALRIRRTRRRGEVPFSHSVVYVFPPESDLLSEESLGNRTVVAALEEQGFVFSHAEQRLTAVAADPELAGHLGMAPGAPLICMRRTVFDSTGRLVEFLRIFYNPELFEYRVSLSREQGESQTPQWVRRGQDFAS, from the coding sequence TTGCAGGACATCATTCCGCTGTATTTCCGGATCTTCCTGGTGCTGGATCAGCAGATTCGCGCCGGAACCTGGGGCGAGGGCGAGGTCATGCCCTCCGAACAGGAGCTTGCAGCTGAATATGGCGTCTCGCGGGTGACGGTGCGCAAGACCATGGCCCTTCTCGAAGAGGCCAGTCTGATCACCCGCCATCGCGGGCGCGGCACCTTTGTCAATCCGGAGGTGCTGGACCGTGGCCCCGGAGACGGCATCAGCGGCTTCAAAGACAATATTCGGGAGTTTGAGGAAACCACGGCGGTTGAACTGCATGAATTCGCCAAAGTGGATATTCCGAATGATCTGGCCCGGGAAACCGGTCAGGCGCTGAACGGTCCCGCGCTCAGGATCCGGCGCACCCGTCGCCGCGGCGAGGTGCCGTTTTCACATTCCGTCGTCTATGTTTTCCCCCCGGAATCGGACCTGCTTTCCGAAGAATCGCTTGGAAACCGCACGGTGGTTGCAGCGCTGGAAGAACAGGGTTTTGTCTTTTCCCATGCAGAACAACGCCTGACTGCCGTTGCCGCCGATCCAGAACTGGCCGGCCATCTTGGCATGGCACCCGGCGCGCCGCTGATCTGTATGCGCCGCACCGTTTTCGACAGTACCGGGCGCCTCGTGGAATTTCTGCGGATCTTCTACAATCCCGAGCTGTTTGAATACCGGGTAAGCCTGTCGCGCGAACAGGGCGAAAGCCAGACGCCGCAATGGGTCCGGCGTGGCCAGGACTTCGCATCCTGA
- a CDS encoding amidohydrolase family protein, with translation MRRLRRPDRAPIHVETCAHYLSLSHDDASGALAKVNPPLRSQADIDALWEGVRLGEISTIGSDHVPRKAATKDGGIWTASAGFPGIATLLPVLLDEGWHRRGVGLDVLAAATSANVADLYNLAGRGRIAPGYSADFAIVNLDGETLVDPDQLESHSDYTPWAGRKLKGAVTATVLKGRLIAEGGKVLPGIEAGGEYIFRTAGKA, from the coding sequence GTGCGCCGTCTGCGCCGGCCCGACAGGGCACCGATCCATGTCGAGACCTGCGCGCATTACCTCTCGCTCTCGCATGACGATGCCAGCGGAGCCCTGGCCAAGGTGAACCCGCCCCTGCGGTCGCAGGCCGATATCGACGCGCTTTGGGAAGGGGTGCGGCTGGGCGAGATCAGCACCATCGGATCTGACCATGTGCCCCGCAAAGCCGCGACCAAAGACGGCGGCATCTGGACTGCGAGCGCAGGTTTCCCGGGGATCGCGACGCTCTTGCCGGTCTTGCTGGACGAGGGCTGGCACCGGCGCGGCGTCGGTCTGGACGTGCTGGCGGCGGCAACCAGCGCGAATGTGGCGGATCTTTACAATCTGGCGGGCCGGGGCCGTATCGCACCGGGTTACAGCGCCGATTTCGCAATTGTCAATCTGGATGGCGAGACGCTGGTCGATCCGGACCAGCTGGAATCGCATTCCGACTATACGCCCTGGGCCGGGCGCAAACTGAAAGGGGCGGTAACCGCAACCGTCCTGAAAGGCCGGCTGATTGCCGAGGGCGGCAAGGTCCTGCCCGGCATCGAGGCCGGCGGTGAATACATTTTCAGAACTGCAGGGAAAGCGTGA
- a CDS encoding isochorismatase family protein yields the protein MTERVWDKFLTEHDKEIYQLAGYGKRGGFGKRPALFIIDVQYNFCGDEPGESQIEGVKKYRTHCGPAGWEAVNRIEPLLKMAREKNLPVFYTQSERRPDMLDSGVQVGKNHRGGEKTSTEGSHATQTVAPLAPQPQDILIGKRKPSAFFGTLFMSHLNFLDVDTLIMTGCTTSGCLRATTVDAYSYNFKVIIPEETAFDRFEASHAINLFDMNCKYADVIPTAEVLDYMKGLPRREV from the coding sequence ATGACGGAACGGGTCTGGGATAAATTCCTCACCGAACATGACAAGGAAATCTACCAGCTCGCCGGATATGGCAAGCGCGGCGGATTTGGCAAACGGCCCGCGCTTTTCATCATCGACGTGCAGTATAATTTCTGTGGCGACGAACCCGGTGAATCGCAGATTGAGGGCGTGAAGAAATACCGCACCCATTGCGGCCCGGCGGGCTGGGAAGCGGTAAACCGGATCGAGCCGCTGCTGAAGATGGCGCGCGAAAAGAACCTGCCGGTGTTCTATACGCAGTCAGAGCGGCGCCCCGATATGCTCGACAGCGGTGTTCAGGTCGGCAAGAACCACCGTGGTGGCGAAAAGACCTCGACCGAAGGCAGCCATGCGACCCAGACCGTCGCGCCGCTTGCGCCGCAGCCGCAGGATATCCTGATCGGCAAGCGCAAACCCTCGGCCTTTTTCGGCACGCTCTTCATGAGCCACCTGAATTTCCTTGATGTCGATACGCTGATCATGACCGGCTGCACGACATCTGGCTGTCTGCGGGCGACCACGGTTGACGCGTATTCCTACAATTTCAAGGTGATCATACCGGAGGAAACCGCCTTCGACCGTTTCGAGGCGAGCCATGCGATCAACCTCTTCGACATGAACTGCAAATATGCCGATGTGATCCCCACCGCCGAGGTGCTGGACTATATGAAGGGTCTGCCCCGCCGCGAGGTCTGA
- a CDS encoding aminotransferase class III-fold pyridoxal phosphate-dependent enzyme: MLDWGNLDQLRAVLDDTFAAVILEPVAINGGCFMPPAGYLEGLRDLTREKGVALIFDEVISGYRLGTGGAQALVGVTPDLSVIGKAMGAGFPISAVAGSRAAMEPVASGRMLHRGTFNGNPVSVAAAVACIRELIARQDEIFPRMEAQGADLEAHIRETAREAGLPLSVARTGSALQIFLGIDQVSGLGDLRGSTAPRPQLSVASCCLQVCRPSREGFFIFRRRIRMTTLPSPKRLLPGPLPLPPVEPPEHAACTATSKKKGGLYQGRLSCFKRGRAAIRPRGGADPSYSPAPRRWGSHRHICSSCRRG; this comes from the coding sequence GTGCTGGACTGGGGCAATCTGGATCAGCTGCGCGCGGTGCTGGATGACACATTCGCCGCCGTTATCCTTGAGCCTGTTGCGATCAATGGCGGCTGTTTCATGCCGCCGGCCGGCTACCTTGAGGGGCTGCGCGACCTGACACGCGAAAAGGGCGTGGCGCTGATTTTCGACGAGGTGATTTCGGGGTACCGGCTGGGGACCGGCGGCGCGCAGGCGCTGGTAGGTGTGACGCCTGATCTCTCAGTGATCGGCAAGGCGATGGGGGCGGGGTTCCCGATCAGCGCTGTCGCCGGCAGCCGCGCTGCGATGGAGCCGGTGGCCTCGGGCCGGATGCTGCATCGTGGCACCTTCAATGGCAATCCGGTGTCAGTTGCGGCCGCTGTGGCCTGTATCCGCGAACTGATCGCGCGCCAGGATGAAATATTCCCGCGCATGGAAGCGCAGGGCGCGGATCTCGAAGCCCATATCCGCGAGACCGCCCGCGAGGCGGGATTGCCGCTTTCGGTGGCGCGTACCGGCTCTGCGTTGCAGATCTTCCTCGGGATTGATCAGGTCTCGGGCCTTGGTGATCTGCGCGGATCGACCGCGCCGCGACCGCAGCTTTCTGTGGCGAGCTGTTGCTTGCAGGTGTGCAGACCATCTCGCGAGGGCTTCTTTATCTTTCGGCGACGCATTCGGATGACGACATTGCCCTCACCAAAGCGGCTGTTACCAGGGCCATTGCCTTTGCCTCCGGTCGAACCGCCTGAACACGCGGCCTGCACCGCGACAAGCAAGAAAAAAGGCGGCCTGTATCAGGGCCGCCTTTCGTGTTTTAAGCGCGGACGCGCAGCCATCAGACCTCGCGGCGGGGCAGACCCTTCATATAGTCCAGCACCTCGGCGGTGGGGATCACATCGGCATATTTGCAGTTCATGTCGAAGAGGTTGA
- a CDS encoding ABC transporter ATP-binding protein translates to MSSQDPSQPFVRFRDVCKSYDGSVQVVDHLNLDIAEGEFLTLLGPSGSGKTTTLMMLAGFEKPSSGEVIFDGKRINETPTYARNFGMVFQNYALFPHMTVAQNLAFPLRMHKFAKHEIEARVNRALDMIRLDKVADRRPVQLSGGQQQRVALARALVFEPKMVLLDEPLGALDKQLREHMQLEIRELHEKLGLTMLYVTHDQSEALTMSDRVAIFNEGRIQHIGPPDEVYDRPQTAFVARFMGENNVITGKVSGRDADTVTVRTAAGTEILTTATGSQSDGADVQVLVRPEHIRLGAEEGAPNRFAAHIRDVIYHGDHFRAVMEVAGIGPMTAYVPRGLGKKRPAAGDDVAISWKAIRALTFATDEKVR, encoded by the coding sequence ATGTCTTCCCAAGACCCCTCTCAGCCGTTCGTCCGTTTTCGTGATGTGTGCAAGAGCTATGACGGCTCTGTCCAGGTGGTCGATCACCTGAATCTCGACATTGCCGAAGGCGAGTTTCTGACGTTGCTCGGCCCTTCGGGATCGGGCAAGACAACCACCCTGATGATGCTTGCGGGCTTTGAGAAACCGTCCTCGGGCGAAGTGATCTTTGACGGCAAGCGCATCAACGAAACCCCGACCTATGCCCGCAATTTCGGCATGGTCTTCCAGAATTATGCGCTGTTTCCGCATATGACCGTGGCGCAAAACCTGGCCTTTCCGCTCCGGATGCACAAATTCGCAAAGCATGAGATCGAGGCGCGGGTGAACCGGGCGCTGGATATGATCCGGCTCGACAAGGTGGCGGATCGCCGTCCGGTGCAGCTTTCGGGCGGCCAGCAGCAAAGGGTTGCCCTCGCGCGCGCGCTGGTGTTCGAGCCGAAGATGGTCTTGCTGGATGAGCCGCTGGGCGCGCTTGACAAGCAACTGCGCGAACATATGCAGCTTGAGATCCGCGAGCTGCATGAAAAGCTGGGCCTCACCATGCTTTACGTGACGCATGACCAGTCCGAGGCGCTGACAATGTCGGACCGGGTCGCGATCTTCAATGAGGGCCGCATTCAGCATATCGGCCCGCCGGATGAGGTCTATGACCGGCCCCAGACCGCTTTTGTCGCCCGGTTCATGGGCGAGAATAACGTCATCACCGGCAAGGTCAGCGGCAGAGATGCTGATACCGTGACGGTGCGGACAGCGGCAGGCACCGAAATCCTGACAACCGCGACCGGATCCCAGTCGGACGGCGCGGATGTGCAGGTGCTGGTGCGCCCCGAACATATCCGGCTTGGGGCGGAAGAGGGCGCCCCGAACCGCTTCGCCGCCCATATCCGCGATGTGATTTACCACGGCGACCATTTCCGCGCGGTGATGGAGGTCGCAGGGATCGGCCCCATGACCGCCTATGTGCCGCGTGGTCTTGGCAAGAAACGTCCGGCAGCGGGTGATGACGTTGCAATCAGCTGGAAAGCCATTCGTGCGCTGACTTTCGCGACAGATGAGAAGGTGCGGTAA
- a CDS encoding ABC transporter permease, with protein MMLAIRIFAIFVFAFLVLPILVIFPLSFSSGEVLTLPTPGWSLRWYEDFFHSPRWLLATWNSFVIGIATMFLATTLGTLAAFGLHMSEFRGKKIVIATLSLPMVVPTIVIASSLFFGFATVGLTNSRTGLIIAHTIIAAPYVVITVLAAVQTFDNSLLRAAMSLGAGPFTAFVEVVLPMIMPGVIAGAIFAFATSFDELIIAIFLSGPEQLTLPRQMFSGLREMLSPTIAAAAVLMILFSTAMLIVAEVVRARSESIRR; from the coding sequence ATGATGCTTGCAATCCGTATCTTCGCGATCTTCGTCTTTGCCTTTCTGGTGCTGCCGATCCTCGTGATTTTCCCGCTTTCCTTTTCATCGGGCGAGGTGCTGACGCTGCCGACCCCGGGCTGGTCGCTGCGCTGGTACGAGGATTTCTTCCATTCGCCGCGCTGGCTGCTTGCAACATGGAACAGCTTTGTCATCGGCATCGCCACCATGTTCCTCGCCACCACGCTGGGCACTCTGGCGGCCTTCGGCCTGCATATGTCCGAGTTTCGCGGCAAGAAAATCGTGATCGCAACGCTGTCTTTGCCGATGGTGGTGCCGACCATCGTCATCGCCTCATCGCTGTTCTTCGGCTTTGCCACGGTGGGGCTGACCAACTCGCGCACGGGTCTGATCATCGCCCATACAATCATCGCAGCGCCCTATGTGGTGATCACCGTGCTGGCGGCCGTACAGACCTTCGACAACTCGCTGTTGCGCGCAGCAATGTCGCTCGGCGCTGGCCCTTTCACGGCCTTTGTCGAGGTGGTGCTGCCGATGATCATGCCGGGTGTCATTGCCGGGGCGATCTTTGCTTTCGCCACGTCGTTTGACGAACTGATCATCGCGATCTTCCTTTCCGGGCCGGAACAGCTCACCCTGCCGCGCCAGATGTTCTCTGGTCTGCGCGAAATGCTCAGCCCGACCATCGCGGCGGCAGCGGTGCTGATGATCCTCTTCTCAACCGCCATGCTGATCGTTGCGGAAGTCGTTCGCGCCCGCAGCGAAAGCATCCGCCGCTAG
- a CDS encoding ABC transporter permease, translating into MNKTTVSWLLIAPLLLLILIGFVIPIGVSIKRAFDSPEISIALPRTTLALDAWDGEGMPSEEAFAALVADMGAGLDNRAFGALTRRLNFESTGLRSTLTKTRSGADKLEAPFATSLPEIAPEWGKPQIWRLLKLHGSPYTATYVLRALDLRYNDNGAIVPVSEDQAIFRSLFLRTFLISAAVTLITVVIGYPAAWYLSTLTGRGKAIAMMCVLIPFWISILVRSTAWFILLQREGVINGLLSAASLISEPKAIIFTRPAVYIAMVHVLLPFFILPLLSVMARIKGDYVRAGASLGAKPWQQFLLIYLPLTLPGLSAGALIVFMLSVGFYITPALVGGITDQMIGYYIDYFTNNTINQGMAAALSFLLLLFTGLILLVAGRLMPSLGKGKS; encoded by the coding sequence GTGAACAAAACGACCGTTTCATGGCTGCTGATTGCGCCACTTTTATTGCTGATCCTGATCGGCTTCGTCATTCCGATCGGGGTTTCGATCAAACGGGCCTTTGACAGCCCCGAAATAAGCATCGCCCTGCCGCGCACGACTCTGGCGCTTGACGCCTGGGACGGTGAGGGGATGCCCTCCGAAGAGGCCTTCGCGGCGCTTGTCGCCGATATGGGGGCAGGGCTCGACAATCGCGCTTTCGGGGCGTTAACGCGGCGGCTGAATTTTGAATCGACCGGGCTGCGGTCGACGCTGACAAAGACCCGGTCCGGGGCGGATAAGCTGGAGGCGCCTTTCGCGACCTCGCTTCCTGAAATTGCCCCGGAATGGGGGAAGCCACAGATCTGGCGGCTGCTGAAACTCCATGGCAGCCCCTATACCGCCACTTATGTGCTGCGGGCGCTGGATCTGCGCTATAATGACAACGGCGCCATAGTGCCGGTCAGCGAGGATCAGGCAATCTTTCGCAGCCTGTTTCTGCGCACCTTCCTCATCAGCGCGGCGGTGACCCTGATTACCGTGGTGATTGGCTATCCCGCCGCCTGGTATCTCTCGACCCTCACGGGGCGTGGCAAGGCGATAGCGATGATGTGCGTGCTGATCCCGTTCTGGATCTCGATCCTCGTGCGCTCGACCGCATGGTTCATCCTGTTGCAGCGCGAGGGCGTGATTAACGGTCTGCTGAGCGCGGCCAGTCTGATCTCGGAGCCGAAGGCGATCATTTTCACAAGGCCAGCGGTCTATATCGCGATGGTCCATGTGCTGCTGCCCTTCTTCATCCTGCCGCTGCTGAGCGTCATGGCGCGGATCAAAGGTGACTATGTTCGGGCGGGTGCCTCGCTCGGGGCGAAGCCCTGGCAACAGTTTCTGCTGATCTACCTGCCGTTGACGCTGCCTGGTCTCAGTGCCGGTGCGCTGATCGTCTTCATGCTCTCCGTGGGCTTTTACATCACACCCGCGCTGGTCGGCGGCATCACTGATCAGATGATTGGCTACTATATCGACTATTTCACCAATAACACGATCAACCAGGGCATGGCGGCGGCGCTTTCCTTCCTGCTTTTGCTCTTTACCGGGCTGATCCTGCTGGTGGCAGGGCGGCTGATGCCCTCGCTGGGCAAGGGAAAGAGCTGA
- a CDS encoding extracellular solute-binding protein, which yields MREKRLRNSVLLALPLALGFAAGAQARDLVIIGPGGGYQDAARETLFKSFTEATGIKVKDDASDGELAKIYSMVEAGQVTEDIQMIGEPELLRGCEDGIFEAVDYDIVKKDKFIDGTALECGVGGAGWGAAVFYDKSKHAAGPQSFAEFFDVEKFPGKRSLRSTAQMTLEAALLADGVPSAEVYEVLATEEGVARAFARLDTLKGHVVWWNTGAQPLQFVGSGEVDFALAFTGRILRAMSEDKKDYQLDWNTLIYSVDYWAVVAGSPKKDEAMKMLDWITDVGPLREQAKIWPISPANKEVNEDPVIRESNPGMVLNHTDEGLRINTEFWVIHGEDLEARFAAWAAR from the coding sequence ATGAGAGAAAAGAGGCTCCGGAACTCCGTCCTGCTGGCATTGCCGCTGGCACTCGGCTTTGCTGCAGGGGCGCAGGCGCGCGACCTTGTGATCATCGGGCCGGGCGGTGGCTATCAGGATGCGGCGCGCGAGACGCTGTTCAAGAGCTTTACCGAGGCGACGGGAATCAAGGTCAAGGATGATGCGTCCGATGGCGAGCTGGCCAAGATCTATTCCATGGTCGAAGCCGGTCAGGTCACCGAAGACATCCAGATGATCGGCGAGCCGGAACTGTTGCGCGGCTGTGAAGACGGGATCTTCGAGGCCGTCGACTATGATATTGTTAAAAAAGATAAGTTCATCGACGGAACCGCACTGGAATGTGGGGTTGGCGGCGCGGGCTGGGGCGCGGCTGTCTTCTATGACAAGTCGAAACATGCCGCCGGACCGCAAAGCTTCGCGGAGTTCTTCGATGTTGAGAAATTCCCCGGCAAGCGTTCACTGCGCTCTACCGCTCAGATGACGCTTGAGGCGGCGCTGCTCGCGGATGGCGTGCCGTCTGCCGAAGTCTACGAGGTTCTCGCCACGGAAGAGGGCGTGGCCCGTGCTTTCGCCAGGCTTGATACGCTGAAAGGCCATGTCGTCTGGTGGAATACCGGCGCGCAGCCTTTGCAATTCGTCGGCAGCGGCGAGGTCGACTTCGCGCTGGCCTTCACCGGTCGTATCCTGCGTGCGATGAGCGAAGACAAGAAAGACTACCAGCTCGACTGGAACACGCTGATCTATTCGGTCGATTACTGGGCAGTGGTCGCCGGTTCGCCGAAGAAAGATGAGGCGATGAAGATGCTGGACTGGATCACAGATGTCGGCCCGTTGCGCGAACAGGCGAAAATCTGGCCAATCTCGCCGGCGAACAAAGAGGTGAACGAGGATCCGGTCATCCGCGAAAGCAATCCGGGTATGGTTCTGAACCACACCGATGAAGGCCTTCGGATCAATACCGAATTCTGGGTTATCCATGGTGAGGATCTGGAAGCGCGGTTCGCGGCCTGGGCTGCGCGCTGA
- a CDS encoding aldehyde dehydrogenase, translated as MPLSDPTGPFQPQAANPAIRPTPARDGIVEYQLYIDGAFTPAASGGRIESTDPVSGKVWSTIARAQNEDVDRAVMAAHRAFNDPAWRGLSATARGALLRKLGDLIAENAAWLAQLEMKDNGKLIAELTVQMSYLPNYYYYYGGMADKLQGATIPTDKPGVINYTRYEPLGVVACIMPWNSPLPLMSFKLAAALAAGNTVVLKPSEFTSASTLEFAKLVELAGFPKGVVNVVTGYGHEMGEALVAHPKVERIAFTGGPVAGRIINEQAARAMKRVTLELGGKSPNIIFEDADLDQAIKGAVAGIFAASGQTCVAGSRLLLQRSIHDRFVERLVDFLKDIRFGHPSNPDTQIAPISTAPQLAKIEEYVAIATAEGAKLVRGGKRAAVADWPNGLFYEPTIFTDVKNSMRIAQEEVFGPVLSIIPFEDEEEAVQIANDTIFGLAAGVWTRDLARGLRMTEKIRAGTVWVNNYRSTSITSPFGGFGMSGIGREGGMTGIMEYVELKSVWLSTGVEIPNPFIRR; from the coding sequence ATGCCTCTCTCCGACCCGACCGGGCCCTTCCAGCCGCAGGCCGCCAATCCCGCCATCCGTCCGACCCCGGCCCGCGATGGCATTGTCGAATACCAGCTCTATATCGACGGCGCCTTCACGCCCGCAGCTTCGGGCGGCCGAATCGAATCGACCGATCCGGTCTCTGGCAAAGTCTGGTCCACCATCGCCCGCGCCCAGAATGAGGATGTCGACCGCGCCGTCATGGCCGCCCATCGCGCGTTCAACGATCCCGCCTGGCGTGGACTTTCTGCCACGGCGCGCGGCGCGCTGCTGCGCAAGCTCGGCGATCTGATTGCTGAAAACGCCGCCTGGCTTGCCCAGTTGGAGATGAAGGATAACGGCAAGCTGATTGCCGAGCTGACCGTCCAGATGAGCTACCTGCCGAATTACTACTATTACTATGGCGGCATGGCGGACAAATTGCAGGGCGCAACCATCCCGACCGACAAGCCCGGGGTAATCAACTACACGCGCTATGAACCCCTGGGCGTCGTAGCCTGTATAATGCCCTGGAACTCGCCCCTGCCCCTGATGAGCTTTAAGCTCGCGGCGGCGCTTGCGGCGGGGAATACTGTGGTGCTGAAACCGTCGGAATTCACCTCGGCCTCGACGCTGGAATTCGCGAAACTGGTAGAGCTGGCCGGCTTCCCGAAAGGTGTGGTCAATGTGGTGACCGGCTATGGCCACGAGATGGGCGAGGCCCTTGTCGCGCATCCGAAGGTCGAGCGCATCGCCTTTACCGGTGGGCCGGTCGCAGGGCGGATCATCAACGAACAGGCCGCCCGCGCCATGAAACGGGTCACGCTGGAGCTGGGCGGCAAATCTCCGAACATCATCTTCGAGGATGCCGATCTGGATCAGGCGATCAAAGGTGCGGTTGCAGGGATCTTTGCGGCCTCAGGCCAGACCTGCGTGGCAGGTTCGCGCCTGTTGCTGCAGCGGTCCATCCATGATCGCTTTGTGGAAAGGCTGGTGGACTTCCTGAAGGATATCCGCTTCGGCCACCCATCGAACCCCGACACCCAGATCGCGCCGATCTCAACCGCGCCGCAGCTGGCAAAGATCGAGGAATATGTCGCCATCGCCACCGCCGAGGGCGCAAAGCTGGTGCGCGGCGGAAAACGTGCCGCTGTCGCAGACTGGCCCAACGGGCTGTTCTATGAACCCACGATTTTCACCGACGTGAAAAATTCGATGCGGATCGCGCAGGAAGAAGTCTTCGGCCCCGTCCTTTCGATCATCCCGTTTGAAGATGAGGAAGAGGCAGTGCAGATCGCCAATGACACCATCTTCGGTCTGGCCGCAGGGGTCTGGACCCGCGACCTCGCCCGCGGTCTGCGCATGACGGAAAAGATCCGTGCCGGCACGGTCTGGGTGAACAACTACCGCTCCACCTCGATCACCTCGCCCTTTGGTGGCTTTGGGATGAGCGGCATCGGTCGCGAGGGGGGCATGACCGGCATCATGGAATATGTTGAACTGAAAAGTGTCTGGCTCTCGACGGGGGTTGAAATCCCGAACCCCTTCATCCGCCGCTGA